The uncultured Desulfuromonas sp. genome has a segment encoding these proteins:
- a CDS encoding peroxiredoxin — MSVLVAQQAPEFTAPAVMADGTINPEFKLSDLKGKYVVLFFWPMDFTFVCPSEIIAHNHRVSQLKERGVEIVGISIDSQFTHLAWRNTAVEDGGIGPVEFPMVADVKHEICQAYGIEHPQAGVAMRASFIIDQNGMVQHQVVNNLPLGRNIDEMVRMIDALQFFEQYGEVCPAGWNKGDAGMKASPQGVAEYLSEHADKL; from the coding sequence ATGAGTGTACTGGTTGCCCAACAAGCCCCCGAATTTACCGCCCCTGCAGTGATGGCTGACGGCACGATCAATCCCGAATTCAAACTGAGCGACCTCAAGGGAAAATATGTGGTTCTGTTTTTCTGGCCGATGGACTTCACCTTTGTCTGCCCGTCGGAAATCATTGCTCATAATCATCGGGTAAGCCAACTGAAAGAGCGTGGCGTTGAAATCGTCGGCATCTCCATTGACTCCCAGTTCACCCATCTGGCCTGGCGCAACACTGCCGTTGAAGATGGCGGTATCGGCCCGGTTGAGTTCCCCATGGTCGCTGATGTCAAGCACGAGATCTGCCAGGCGTACGGCATTGAGCATCCTCAAGCCGGTGTCGCCATGCGCGCGTCCTTCATCATTGATCAGAACGGCATGGTTCAGCACCAGGTGGTCAACAACCTGCCTCTGGGCCGCAACATTGACGAGATGGTCCGCATGATCGACGCTCTGCAGTTCTTTGAACAATATGGTGAAGTCTGCCCGGCAGGCTGGAACAAGGGCGACGCCGGTATGAAAGCTTCCCCGCAAGGTGTTGCCGAATACCTGAGCGAGCACGCCGACAAACTGTAA
- a CDS encoding GGDEF domain-containing protein, whose translation MIFSQIFETINTGLVVLDKEMTVRHWNRWMALHSQIDKEEIVGKNLFELFPELDRPHFQRNCRSVLAFGHFCFFSQKLHKYLFPMPPAGSLAEEFNYMQQSCSMGPLRNAEGQIEFLYLSVQDVSEVVSYQKKLVRMNQTDPLTGVYNRNFMESQLEKEVVRCQRFKHDLSLLMIDVDLFKNVNDSYGHQCGDFALKEMTQRISAKIRQTDFLIRYGGDEFCCLLTETAPDKAIKVAQLLRRQICDSPFLFKDITFNVTISIGVAGFDEKDIDVESLLRKADSALYLAKQSGRNTVVDTFS comes from the coding sequence GTGATTTTTTCGCAAATTTTTGAAACCATCAATACCGGTCTGGTTGTTCTTGACAAAGAGATGACGGTCCGCCACTGGAACCGCTGGATGGCCCTGCACAGCCAGATTGACAAGGAAGAGATCGTCGGCAAAAACCTGTTTGAACTTTTTCCCGAACTTGACCGCCCCCACTTCCAGAGAAACTGCCGTTCCGTTTTGGCGTTCGGCCACTTCTGTTTTTTTTCGCAAAAACTGCACAAATACCTGTTCCCCATGCCTCCCGCGGGCTCCCTGGCCGAAGAGTTTAACTATATGCAGCAAAGCTGTTCCATGGGACCATTGCGCAACGCTGAGGGTCAGATCGAATTCCTCTACCTCTCCGTCCAGGACGTCAGTGAGGTTGTCTCCTACCAGAAAAAACTGGTGCGCATGAATCAGACCGATCCGCTCACCGGCGTTTACAATCGCAATTTCATGGAATCACAACTGGAAAAAGAAGTGGTGCGTTGTCAACGCTTCAAGCATGACCTCAGTCTGCTGATGATCGATGTCGACCTGTTTAAAAACGTCAATGACAGCTACGGCCATCAATGCGGTGATTTTGCCTTAAAAGAGATGACCCAGCGTATTTCCGCCAAAATACGCCAAACGGATTTTCTCATCCGTTACGGTGGCGACGAATTCTGCTGCCTGCTGACGGAAACAGCCCCGGATAAAGCCATCAAAGTCGCGCAATTGCTTCGCCGACAAATCTGTGACAGCCCCTTCCTGTTTAAAGACATCACATTCAATGTCACCATCAGCATCGGTGTTGCCGGATTTGATGAAAAAGACATTGATGTTGAAAGCCTGTTGCGCAAAGCGGACAGTGCCCTCTATCTAGCCAAACAAAGCGGCCGCAACACCGTGGTCGACACCTTTTCCTGA
- a CDS encoding chemotaxis protein CheC, producing the protein MSSENLEDIFAQDEKDILQEVMNIAFGQASAELAEVIDIFVILSVPDIQVLKGNELPDYLCGELQSNGTVNIIEQSFLGKFAGQALLIFPTGAEKDLLTLFNQDQDDIQDNNDVDMDTLEQETLIEVGNILIGACIGKIAELLDDVVTYDPPRLMAKDLCLDDCTQSPVAAESFVISIRTVFRFEQQNVEGYLFLITNQQSIDWLKKALLAFLESFG; encoded by the coding sequence ATGAGTTCGGAAAATCTCGAAGACATTTTTGCGCAGGATGAAAAAGATATTCTTCAGGAGGTGATGAATATCGCCTTTGGCCAAGCCTCAGCAGAGCTGGCCGAAGTGATTGATATTTTTGTTATCCTCAGCGTGCCGGACATTCAGGTTCTCAAGGGAAACGAACTGCCTGACTACCTGTGCGGTGAACTGCAATCCAACGGTACGGTGAATATTATTGAACAAAGCTTTCTCGGCAAATTTGCCGGACAAGCTCTGCTTATTTTCCCCACGGGTGCGGAAAAAGACCTGCTGACCCTGTTCAATCAGGACCAGGACGACATCCAAGACAATAACGATGTCGACATGGACACTCTGGAGCAGGAAACCCTGATTGAAGTGGGCAATATTCTCATTGGCGCCTGTATCGGCAAAATCGCCGAACTCCTCGACGATGTGGTGACCTACGATCCTCCCCGATTAATGGCCAAAGATCTGTGCCTGGACGATTGTACCCAATCGCCGGTTGCCGCGGAAAGTTTCGTTATTTCCATCCGTACCGTGTTCCGCTTTGAACAACAGAATGTTGAAGGGTATCTGTTTCTCATCACCAACCAGCAATCCATTGACTGGTTGAAGAAAGCCTTATTGGCCTTTTTGGAGTCGTTCGGGTGA
- a CDS encoding response regulator, with product MLKSILIVDDSPVARMIMKKCLPADHGLTIYEASNGQEGVAQYEAQKPDVTFMDLTMPVMDGFQALAEIKKKDPQAVVIVATADIQEKVLSRVATLGALHTIKKPPSKAALKEALDLAASALPS from the coding sequence ATGCTTAAATCCATTCTGATCGTCGATGACTCCCCTGTTGCCCGCATGATCATGAAAAAATGCCTTCCCGCGGATCATGGACTGACTATTTATGAGGCGTCCAATGGTCAGGAGGGAGTCGCCCAATACGAAGCTCAAAAACCGGATGTGACGTTTATGGATCTCACCATGCCGGTGATGGACGGCTTTCAGGCACTGGCTGAAATCAAGAAAAAAGATCCCCAAGCCGTGGTCATTGTCGCCACAGCGGACATTCAGGAAAAAGTTCTCAGCCGGGTTGCCACCCTCGGTGCGCTCCATACGATCAAGAAGCCACCCTCCAAGGCCGCCCTGAAAGAAGCGCTGGACCTTGCCGCATCCGCCCTGCCATCGTAA
- a CDS encoding ABC transporter ATP-binding protein produces the protein MALIELSQLCKTYQSGEQQIKAVDHVDLTIEAGEFCVLAGPSGSGKTTLLNLIGCLDEPTSGTIRLDGEETSTRTVRELADFRLHNIGFIFQAYNLIPVLTAEENAAFALMLLKVPVEQRRQRVRELFATLGLEGLEKRKPADLSGGQQQRVAVARAMASSPAVILADEPTANLDSATSEHLLEMMHQLNREQGTTFVFSSHDPLVINMADRVIELHDGQLHGDTRREK, from the coding sequence ATGGCCCTGATCGAACTGAGCCAACTGTGCAAAACCTACCAGAGCGGCGAGCAACAGATCAAAGCCGTCGACCATGTCGATCTGACCATCGAAGCAGGAGAGTTCTGCGTACTGGCCGGTCCGTCCGGCAGCGGCAAGACCACCCTGCTCAATCTGATCGGCTGCCTTGATGAGCCCACTTCGGGCACCATTCGCCTTGACGGCGAGGAGACCAGCACCCGCACGGTGCGCGAACTGGCCGACTTCCGTCTGCACAACATCGGCTTCATTTTCCAAGCCTACAACCTGATCCCGGTACTCACCGCCGAAGAAAACGCCGCCTTTGCCCTGATGCTGCTCAAAGTGCCGGTGGAACAACGCCGCCAACGTGTTCGCGAACTGTTCGCCACTCTGGGACTTGAAGGATTGGAAAAGCGCAAACCGGCCGACCTGTCCGGTGGCCAACAGCAACGGGTGGCGGTGGCCCGCGCCATGGCCAGTTCTCCTGCCGTGATTCTCGCTGACGAACCGACGGCCAACCTCGATTCAGCCACCAGTGAGCATCTGCTGGAGATGATGCATCAGCTCAACCGCGAACAGGGCACCACTTTTGTCTTCAGCTCCCATGATCCCTTGGTGATCAATATGGCCGACCGGGTGATCGAACTTCACGATGGGCAACTACACGGTGATACCCGGCGAGAAAAATGA
- a CDS encoding FtsX-like permease family protein, translating to MDALLFAWRNLWHNRRRTLITLAAVSLTLMLTQAMHNMAIGSYQQMIYSGVRSGSGHLTVYHTDYRQDRSESLSFARQPVEQRVHASVPSVQSAPRIYLNALAQSSYDSRAVALTGIDMATESTFNPYLKKLPADEYLRPDERRDALVGEKLCRELKLRPGQKLVVTLQNAEGEMVSELLRIRGVLRTGVNEVDSSLIMINLAMAQKLLGRPGHIHELALLVEHDDTIDATVATLAAQLRDQPQLEVVSWQVAMPNLADAIRLDYASQNVILVIMMVIVTIGIVNTLLMSVMERIHEFGIMLAVGAGRGRLVQLVACEASLLGILSAIIGSCCGSLLTWYLVVAGIDLRDFMSENMEFGGVVFDPIMRAAWDPLWMTQTTLYIILLCLIAALYPAWKATRLAVVDAIRHH from the coding sequence ATGGACGCTCTGTTGTTTGCCTGGCGCAATCTGTGGCATAACCGCCGCCGCACCCTGATCACCCTGGCGGCGGTCAGCCTGACCCTGATGCTGACTCAGGCGATGCACAATATGGCCATTGGCAGCTATCAGCAGATGATCTACAGCGGCGTGCGCTCCGGTTCCGGTCATCTGACCGTCTACCACACCGACTACCGCCAGGACCGTAGCGAATCGCTCAGCTTTGCCCGTCAACCGGTGGAGCAGCGGGTCCACGCCAGCGTCCCGTCCGTGCAAAGCGCACCGCGCATTTACCTGAATGCCCTGGCCCAGTCGAGCTATGACAGCCGCGCCGTGGCTTTGACCGGCATCGACATGGCCACGGAGAGCACGTTTAACCCGTATCTCAAGAAATTACCTGCGGACGAGTACCTGCGCCCGGACGAACGGCGCGACGCTCTGGTCGGAGAAAAACTGTGTCGCGAACTGAAGCTGCGTCCGGGACAGAAACTGGTGGTGACACTGCAGAACGCCGAAGGCGAAATGGTCAGTGAACTGTTGCGCATTCGCGGCGTGCTACGCACCGGGGTCAATGAGGTGGACAGCAGCCTGATCATGATCAATCTGGCCATGGCGCAGAAACTGCTCGGGCGGCCCGGCCATATCCACGAACTGGCCCTGCTTGTCGAGCATGACGATACCATCGACGCCACGGTAGCTACATTGGCTGCCCAGCTTCGCGACCAGCCGCAACTGGAAGTCGTGTCCTGGCAGGTGGCCATGCCCAACCTGGCCGACGCCATCCGCCTCGACTACGCCAGCCAGAATGTCATTCTGGTGATCATGATGGTGATCGTCACCATCGGCATCGTCAACACCCTGCTGATGTCGGTGATGGAACGGATTCACGAGTTCGGCATCATGCTGGCGGTGGGTGCAGGGCGTGGTCGACTGGTGCAACTGGTGGCCTGCGAAGCCTCTTTGCTCGGCATCCTGTCCGCGATCATCGGCAGCTGTTGCGGCAGCCTGTTGACCTGGTACCTGGTTGTCGCCGGCATCGACTTGCGCGACTTCATGTCGGAAAATATGGAGTTCGGCGGCGTGGTGTTCGATCCGATCATGCGTGCAGCCTGGGACCCTTTATGGATGACGCAAACCACCCTGTATATTATCCTGTTATGCCTGATTGCGGCACTGTATCCGGCGTGGAAAGCCACGCGGCTGGCAGTCGTGGATGCGATTCGGCATCATTAA
- a CDS encoding FtsX-like permease family protein — protein sequence MLIKLAFLNLGRNRRRTLLTLSSLVISAAMLILSLGIFSGMFDDMLSSATDNYTGHITISRPDYQQEHDLYLNFTPTPALLDQLQHTSGVTGLSERLRAFGLLSGQDQSRPAELLGVDFAQEPQVTTLNQKLIAGTFPTGDAAGQGIIGSALARRLDVTVGDELVLVSQAADGSIANALLTVSGIFDSGDQLLNTRLALVDLHWLQNTMALPGKVHEIVLRCQQPLRAATLAATLQQQLGDTVDVLDWGKRLPQMQEVIASYDISRLIFVAILYSAAALGVLNTFYMAVLERATEFGVLLALGMPPLRLRWLVVLESLLLGALALVGALLLGGALTWWMSHYGIDLSNQLSAVTYAGGTIPPRLHAVHDWNNYLIPSLCLLLVSIAASYLPARRASRLQPVDVLRRL from the coding sequence ATGCTGATCAAACTGGCGTTTCTCAACCTCGGCCGCAACCGGCGCCGCACCTTGCTGACCCTGAGTTCACTGGTGATTTCGGCAGCCATGCTGATTTTGTCGCTGGGGATTTTCTCCGGCATGTTCGATGACATGCTGTCGTCGGCCACGGACAACTACACCGGGCACATCACCATCAGCCGTCCCGATTACCAGCAGGAACACGATCTGTATCTCAATTTCACTCCCACGCCCGCCCTGCTCGACCAACTGCAACACACTAGCGGCGTCACCGGCCTGTCTGAGCGGCTGCGCGCCTTCGGTCTGCTCAGCGGCCAAGACCAGAGTCGGCCCGCCGAACTGCTCGGCGTCGATTTTGCCCAGGAACCACAGGTCACCACGTTGAATCAAAAACTCATTGCCGGAACCTTCCCGACGGGTGACGCAGCTGGACAAGGCATCATCGGCAGCGCCTTGGCGCGGCGGCTCGACGTCACGGTCGGCGATGAACTGGTGCTGGTTTCCCAGGCCGCGGACGGCTCCATTGCCAATGCCCTGCTCACGGTCAGCGGCATTTTCGACAGCGGTGATCAGCTGCTTAACACCCGCCTGGCCCTGGTGGACCTGCACTGGCTGCAAAACACCATGGCATTGCCGGGTAAAGTGCATGAGATCGTGTTGCGCTGTCAGCAACCGTTGCGCGCAGCCACCCTGGCCGCCACCCTCCAGCAGCAGTTGGGTGACACGGTGGACGTGCTCGACTGGGGCAAGCGCTTGCCGCAAATGCAGGAGGTGATCGCCTCCTACGACATCAGCCGCCTGATCTTCGTCGCCATCCTCTACAGCGCCGCCGCCCTCGGCGTGCTCAACACCTTTTACATGGCGGTGCTGGAGCGCGCCACCGAGTTTGGCGTGTTGCTGGCGCTGGGCATGCCGCCGCTCCGCTTGCGCTGGCTGGTGGTGCTCGAAAGCTTACTGCTTGGTGCATTGGCGCTGGTCGGTGCCTTGTTGTTGGGTGGCGCGTTGACTTGGTGGATGAGCCACTACGGCATCGACCTCAGCAATCAGCTCAGCGCCGTCACCTATGCCGGTGGCACCATCCCGCCACGGCTGCACGCGGTGCATGACTGGAATAACTATCTGATCCCGTCGTTGTGCCTGCTGCTGGTCAGTATCGCGGCCAGCTACCTGCCGGCGCGACGCGCCTCACGTCTGCAACCTGTTGATGTGTTGAGGAGGTTGTAG
- a CDS encoding outer membrane lipoprotein-sorting protein, whose protein sequence is MRRVKNKTIHLILLLWLLVPTLAVCATDSAPAEFTAADLQNLVRQVETQYNGNSAHGRMTMTIATEHWQRTLTMEMWSWQRERFLTRIEAPAKERGVATLKIDREVWNYLPKVDRTIKIPSSMMGGSWMGSHITNDDLVKSSQVDKEYDFSLVRADETEIVIDCLPKPDTVTVWGKLVYTIDRPTMTPAQIDYFDEDLKLVRHLYFDRIEQIGERIIPMRMRVEPVDKPGEYTELNYDQIAFDIGLTPDYFSLRNLKKR, encoded by the coding sequence ATGAGACGCGTCAAGAATAAAACAATTCACCTGATCCTGCTGCTCTGGCTGCTGGTGCCGACACTCGCGGTCTGTGCGACGGATTCCGCACCTGCGGAGTTCACCGCCGCAGACCTGCAAAATCTGGTGCGCCAGGTGGAAACCCAGTACAACGGCAACTCGGCTCATGGTCGCATGACCATGACGATTGCCACCGAGCACTGGCAACGCACCCTGACCATGGAGATGTGGTCGTGGCAGCGCGAGCGGTTTCTCACCCGCATTGAAGCGCCGGCCAAGGAGCGCGGCGTCGCCACGCTTAAGATTGATCGCGAGGTATGGAATTACCTGCCCAAGGTGGACCGCACCATCAAGATTCCATCGTCAATGATGGGCGGCTCGTGGATGGGCAGCCACATCACCAATGACGATCTGGTCAAATCGAGTCAGGTGGACAAGGAGTATGACTTCTCTTTGGTGCGTGCCGATGAGACAGAGATTGTCATCGACTGCCTGCCCAAACCCGATACCGTCACCGTGTGGGGCAAGCTGGTTTACACCATTGACCGGCCGACCATGACCCCGGCGCAAATCGACTATTTTGATGAAGACCTGAAGCTGGTGCGCCATCTCTACTTTGACCGCATTGAGCAGATCGGTGAGCGCATCATCCCCATGCGCATGCGTGTCGAGCCGGTGGACAAGCCCGGCGAGTACACCGAACTCAATTACGACCAGATTGCCTTCGATATCGGCCTGACGCCCGATTACTTCTCTCTGCGCAATCTGAAAAAGCGCTAG
- a CDS encoding DUF6178 family protein, with amino-acid sequence MEDQTPQSLATVPASDPYLQQVQASRGRQKYQMILNAANSAALVRSLPAQEIFLLVKELGALDAVDLIGLASPEQVTLCVDMDCWDGDQLDAENALVWLHLLLIQDEEEFLRLIDDFDFELLVMMVKKQLTVVSGLESLTDDDEDLLANRKRFDQVYECDYRNSDVAKLMEAFQDVLFRERQELYLRLMEAVRHEFDSALQEDVFHLRTGRLGDLGFVERFEARSLYDVIDPQRFDPQQHVKPQGIYTAQSTGGVAPGFLVTTVQPHDLLADVMSGGLSEDLAHELTFLLNRAMSADGVDYGEPNDVRQTMEDVYHYLNLALGFLAGTDAEKATELFHSVYLQHLFQLGYSLTASLRQRARAISQSVLGPYLDGPDAAVITALCQDKPRFFNGLMDESRADQRPFATMVEVTLVDEELQCIDMLQAVFGEQGLLPLGAPEDLDLEGCVPDLGSELTLSEIFLTALAQRIMGRDFAFRPLPIQELSQLHATLTRNDEAMTALRDETSRWLESLAPGTTPFVHYCLAIWENELCELEADDLVPEYVGGLVLRVG; translated from the coding sequence ATGGAAGACCAAACCCCTCAATCGCTTGCTACCGTGCCCGCTTCAGACCCGTACCTGCAACAGGTGCAGGCCAGCCGTGGCCGGCAAAAATATCAGATGATTCTCAACGCCGCCAACAGCGCCGCCCTGGTGCGCAGCTTGCCCGCTCAGGAGATCTTCCTGCTTGTTAAGGAACTCGGTGCCCTCGATGCCGTTGATCTGATCGGTCTGGCCAGTCCGGAGCAGGTGACACTGTGTGTCGATATGGATTGCTGGGATGGTGATCAGCTCGATGCGGAAAACGCACTGGTGTGGCTGCATCTGCTGTTGATTCAGGACGAAGAGGAATTTCTGCGCCTGATCGATGACTTTGATTTTGAGCTGTTGGTGATGATGGTCAAAAAGCAGCTGACCGTGGTCAGCGGCCTGGAATCACTGACCGACGATGACGAAGACCTGCTGGCCAACCGCAAGCGCTTTGACCAGGTGTATGAATGCGACTATCGCAACAGTGATGTCGCCAAGCTGATGGAAGCGTTTCAGGATGTGCTGTTTCGCGAGCGTCAGGAACTGTATCTGCGCCTGATGGAAGCCGTCCGCCACGAGTTCGACAGCGCCCTGCAGGAAGATGTCTTTCACCTGCGCACCGGCCGCCTTGGTGACCTCGGCTTTGTCGAGCGCTTTGAGGCACGTTCTCTCTATGACGTGATCGATCCGCAACGCTTTGATCCGCAGCAGCATGTCAAGCCGCAGGGCATTTATACGGCGCAAAGCACCGGTGGCGTAGCTCCCGGATTCCTGGTAACCACGGTGCAGCCGCATGACCTGCTCGCCGATGTCATGTCTGGAGGCCTGAGTGAAGACCTCGCCCATGAACTGACCTTCCTGCTCAATCGCGCCATGAGTGCCGATGGCGTCGATTATGGCGAACCGAATGACGTCCGTCAAACCATGGAGGATGTCTATCACTACCTCAATCTGGCACTGGGCTTTCTGGCCGGTACCGATGCCGAAAAAGCCACCGAGCTGTTCCACAGTGTTTATCTGCAGCATCTGTTTCAACTCGGCTACAGCCTGACCGCCTCCCTGCGCCAGCGGGCGCGCGCCATTTCGCAAAGTGTGTTGGGGCCGTATCTCGATGGCCCGGATGCGGCGGTGATCACGGCGCTGTGCCAGGATAAACCACGCTTCTTCAACGGCCTGATGGATGAATCTCGCGCCGACCAGCGCCCCTTTGCCACCATGGTCGAGGTGACTCTGGTCGATGAGGAACTGCAGTGCATCGACATGTTGCAAGCCGTGTTTGGCGAACAGGGGCTGTTGCCACTCGGCGCACCGGAAGATCTTGATCTTGAAGGCTGCGTGCCCGATCTGGGCAGTGAGCTGACCCTGTCGGAAATCTTCCTCACCGCGCTGGCCCAGCGCATCATGGGCCGCGATTTTGCCTTCCGACCGTTGCCGATTCAGGAACTCAGTCAGTTGCACGCCACGTTAACACGCAACGACGAGGCCATGACCGCCTTGCGCGATGAAACAAGCCGCTGGCTTGAATCCCTGGCACCGGGCACCACACCGTTTGTCCACTACTGCTTGGCCATCTGGGAAAATGAGCTGTGTGAGCTGGAAGCGGATGATCTGGTGCCGGAATATGTTGGTGGGCTGGTGTTGCGCGTAGGGTAG
- a CDS encoding NAD-dependent epimerase/dehydratase family protein, which produces MPQLNEKRIFITGIAGFLGSHIAERCQAEGYSVAGCDNLTGGYLDNVPDGAEFHHIDCNDFAALVALLKDVDVVYHCAATAYEGLSVFSPHLVTRNVVTATTGVVSAAAAGGVRRFVLCSSMARYGTNQVPFTEDMIPAPQDPYGIAKWSAERLLANIAETHGMEWVVAVPHNIIGPRQRYDDPYRNVAAIFINLMLQGRQPYIYGGGHQKRCFSYVSDVVDPLLRMATDDRCVAEVINIGPDDEFVTINELAAMIARLLDFDLQPNRIDGRPQEVLFANCCADKARRLLDYQPKVKLEEGLAVMIDWIKSRGPRPFLHNVELEIDGPLAPKTWSKKIL; this is translated from the coding sequence ATGCCTCAATTGAACGAAAAACGAATTTTCATTACCGGCATCGCAGGCTTTTTAGGGAGTCATATTGCGGAACGCTGTCAGGCCGAAGGCTACAGCGTTGCGGGCTGTGACAATCTGACCGGTGGTTACCTGGACAATGTCCCGGACGGCGCTGAGTTTCATCACATCGACTGCAACGATTTTGCAGCGTTGGTCGCTTTGCTCAAAGACGTCGATGTTGTCTACCATTGCGCTGCCACCGCCTATGAAGGCCTCTCCGTCTTCAGCCCGCATCTGGTCACCCGCAATGTCGTCACGGCGACCACAGGCGTTGTTTCCGCGGCAGCGGCGGGGGGCGTGAGGCGCTTCGTGCTCTGTTCGTCCATGGCCAGGTACGGCACCAATCAGGTTCCGTTTACCGAGGATATGATCCCGGCTCCTCAGGACCCTTACGGCATCGCCAAATGGAGCGCGGAACGATTGCTTGCCAATATTGCCGAAACGCATGGCATGGAATGGGTGGTGGCGGTTCCGCACAACATTATCGGGCCGCGGCAGCGCTACGACGATCCTTATCGCAACGTGGCCGCCATTTTCATCAACCTGATGTTGCAGGGGCGGCAACCCTATATCTACGGCGGGGGCCATCAAAAGCGTTGTTTCAGTTATGTCTCCGATGTGGTCGACCCGCTGCTGCGGATGGCCACAGATGACCGCTGTGTCGCAGAGGTGATCAATATTGGCCCCGACGATGAGTTTGTCACCATCAACGAGCTTGCTGCCATGATCGCCCGGCTGCTCGATTTTGATCTGCAGCCGAACCGGATTGATGGACGCCCTCAGGAGGTTTTGTTCGCCAACTGTTGCGCCGACAAAGCCCGGCGACTGCTCGATTACCAGCCAAAGGTGAAACTCGAAGAGGGCTTGGCTGTGATGATCGACTGGATCAAATCCCGTGGCCCGCGTCCGTTTTTGCATAATGTAGAGCTGGAAATCGACGGGCCGCTCGCGCCGAAAACCTGGTCGAAGAAGATATTGTGA